A region from the Janthinobacterium agaricidamnosum genome encodes:
- the metX gene encoding homoserine O-succinyltransferase MetX produces the protein MSSIGIVSPQTMYFAQPLQLQSGASLRDYMLMYETYGTLNADKSNAVLVCHALNASHHVAGVYADEPKSTGWWDNMVGPGKPLDTDKFFVIGVNNLGSCFGSTGPMHTNPATGKPYGASFPVVTVEDWVSAQARLADELGITQFAAVMGGSLGGMQALAWSIMFPERLRHCVVIASTAKLSAQNIAFNDVARQAILSDPDYHGGDFYAHGVVPKNGLRVARMVGHITYLSNDDMAEKFGRKLRDAAQTGDYKFGFGIDFEIESYLRYQGDKFSEYFDANTYLLITKALDYFDPARAHGGDLAKALSGTKARFFLASFSTDWRFSPERSREIVEALVCNRRQVTYAEIDAPHGHDAFLLEDARYMNMVRAYYGQVWNDIGAGLPAPAPHTAVRQGAKETA, from the coding sequence ATGTCATCCATTGGAATCGTTTCGCCGCAAACTATGTATTTTGCGCAACCCCTGCAGCTGCAAAGCGGCGCATCGCTGCGGGACTATATGTTGATGTATGAAACCTACGGCACCCTGAACGCCGACAAATCGAACGCGGTGCTGGTCTGCCACGCCCTGAACGCCTCGCACCACGTGGCCGGCGTCTATGCGGACGAGCCGAAAAGCACGGGCTGGTGGGACAATATGGTCGGCCCCGGCAAGCCGCTCGACACGGACAAATTCTTCGTCATCGGCGTCAACAACCTCGGCTCCTGCTTCGGCTCGACGGGCCCCATGCACACCAATCCCGCCACCGGCAAGCCATATGGCGCTTCCTTCCCCGTCGTGACGGTGGAAGACTGGGTCAGCGCGCAGGCGCGCCTGGCCGATGAACTGGGCATCACCCAGTTCGCCGCCGTGATGGGCGGATCGCTGGGCGGCATGCAGGCGCTGGCGTGGAGCATCATGTTCCCCGAGCGGCTGCGCCACTGCGTGGTGATCGCCTCGACGGCCAAGCTGTCGGCGCAAAACATCGCCTTCAATGACGTGGCGCGCCAGGCCATCCTGTCCGACCCCGATTACCATGGCGGCGACTTCTATGCGCACGGCGTGGTGCCGAAGAACGGCTTGCGCGTGGCGCGCATGGTGGGCCACATCACGTATCTGTCGAATGACGACATGGCCGAGAAATTCGGCCGCAAGCTGCGCGACGCGGCGCAGACGGGCGACTACAAATTCGGCTTCGGCATCGACTTCGAGATCGAATCGTATCTGCGCTACCAGGGAGACAAGTTCTCCGAGTACTTCGACGCGAACACGTATTTATTGATCACCAAGGCGCTCGACTATTTCGATCCGGCGCGCGCGCATGGCGGCGACCTGGCCAAAGCCCTGTCGGGTACCAAGGCCAGGTTCTTCCTCGCCTCGTTTTCCACCGACTGGCGTTTTTCGCCCGAGCGCAGCCGCGAAATCGTCGAAGCGCTGGTGTGCAACCGCCGCCAGGTCACGTATGCCGAAATCGACGCGCCGCACGGCCACGACGCCTTCCTGCTGGAAGATGCGCGCTACATGAACATGGTGCGCGCCTATTATGGCCAGGTTTGGAACGACATCGGGGCGGGCTTGCCCGCTCCTGCACCGCACACCGCCGTCCGCCAGGGCGCCAAGGAGACCGCATGA
- the metW gene encoding methionine biosynthesis protein MetW produces MTFDELSALRPDLAFIAHWVPNNAHVLDVGCGEGVMLQYLQSDKECSGYGIEIADDKVLASTLRGVNVIQQDMEKGLAIFGDNSFDTVLCLSSLQMMKQVEPLLRDIVRVGAEAIVSFPNFAYWPHRVALLKGRMPVSKSLPYQWYDTPNVRCATINDFRELAEECGLEVIECVALAEGKMVSVLPNLRGDLAVFRLRKKAVH; encoded by the coding sequence ATGACTTTTGACGAATTGAGCGCGCTGCGCCCCGACCTGGCCTTCATCGCCCATTGGGTGCCGAACAACGCGCATGTGCTGGACGTGGGCTGCGGCGAAGGCGTGATGCTGCAGTATCTGCAAAGCGACAAGGAGTGCAGCGGCTATGGCATCGAGATCGCCGACGACAAGGTGCTGGCCAGCACCCTGCGCGGCGTGAACGTGATTCAGCAGGACATGGAAAAGGGCCTGGCCATCTTTGGCGACAACAGTTTCGATACGGTGTTGTGCCTGTCGTCGCTGCAGATGATGAAGCAGGTCGAGCCGCTGCTGCGCGACATCGTGCGCGTGGGCGCCGAGGCTATCGTCTCGTTCCCCAACTTTGCCTACTGGCCGCACCGCGTGGCCTTGCTGAAAGGCCGCATGCCCGTGTCGAAGTCGCTGCCCTACCAGTGGTACGACACGCCCAACGTGCGCTGCGCCACCATCAACGACTTCCGCGAGCTGGCCGAGGAATGCGGCCTGGAAGTGATCGAATGCGTGGCCCTGGCCGAAGGCAAGATGGTTTCCGTGCTGCCGAACCTGCGCGGCGACCTGGCCGTCTTCCGCCTGCGTAAAAAAGCGGTGCATTGA
- a CDS encoding AmpG family muropeptide MFS transporter, with amino-acid sequence MSTSPAPGWRSYANGRMLAVLVLGFSSGLPLFILLYLLQAWLAKSGLNVKALGLFALVQFPYIWKFLWAPLMDRYRILGLGRRRGWMALTQVALFFSIGAMGMLDPLTQIGLIAAAAGGVAFLSASQDIVIDAYRREILADNEQGLGAAVIVNAYKVAGMVPGALSLILADRMPWQPVFWITAAFMLPGLMCTLLIREPTVYGSPPKTMREAIILPFQEFIARDGWRSAMWILAFVLLYKIGDSMATALATKFYLDLGFSMTQIGLAANTTGFWASLAGGVVGGVWMLKLGINRGLWVFGALQAIAILGFAWLAQVGPNTMLLSAVIGFEAFASLGLGAAAFVAFLSRTTDPRYTATQYALFSSLSAVPRTLINASVGFLVAELGWFSFFIVCFFLAFPAMMMLPKIAPWRSANGTNIP; translated from the coding sequence ATGAGCACAAGCCCGGCGCCCGGCTGGCGTTCCTATGCCAATGGCCGCATGCTGGCCGTGCTGGTGCTGGGCTTCAGTTCCGGCCTGCCCCTGTTCATCCTGCTGTACCTGCTGCAGGCATGGCTGGCCAAGTCGGGCTTGAACGTCAAGGCGCTGGGGCTGTTCGCCCTGGTGCAGTTCCCGTACATCTGGAAATTCCTGTGGGCGCCCCTGATGGACCGCTACCGCATCCTGGGACTGGGACGCCGGCGCGGCTGGATGGCGCTCACGCAAGTGGCGCTGTTCTTTTCCATCGGCGCCATGGGCATGCTCGATCCGCTCACGCAGATCGGCCTGATCGCGGCCGCCGCCGGCGGCGTGGCCTTTCTGTCGGCCAGCCAGGACATCGTCATCGACGCCTACCGGCGTGAAATCCTTGCCGACAACGAGCAGGGCCTGGGCGCGGCCGTCATCGTCAACGCGTATAAAGTGGCGGGCATGGTGCCGGGCGCGCTGTCGCTGATCCTGGCCGACCGCATGCCATGGCAGCCCGTGTTCTGGATCACGGCCGCCTTCATGCTGCCGGGCCTCATGTGCACCTTGCTGATCAGGGAACCCACCGTGTACGGCTCGCCGCCAAAGACCATGCGCGAAGCGATCATCCTGCCGTTCCAGGAATTCATCGCACGCGATGGTTGGCGTAGCGCAATGTGGATACTTGCCTTCGTATTACTCTACAAAATCGGCGACAGCATGGCCACGGCGCTGGCGACGAAGTTCTATCTGGACCTGGGTTTTTCCATGACGCAGATCGGCCTGGCCGCCAACACCACGGGTTTCTGGGCCAGCCTGGCCGGTGGCGTGGTCGGTGGCGTGTGGATGCTCAAGCTGGGCATCAACCGGGGCCTGTGGGTGTTTGGCGCGCTGCAGGCGATCGCGATTCTGGGTTTCGCCTGGCTGGCGCAGGTGGGGCCGAATACCATGCTGCTCAGCGCCGTGATCGGTTTTGAAGCCTTCGCCAGCCTGGGCCTGGGCGCGGCCGCCTTTGTCGCGTTCCTGTCGCGCACCACGGACCCGCGCTATACGGCCACGCAATATGCCTTGTTTTCCAGCCTGAGCGCCGTGCCGCGCACCCTGATCAATGCCTCGGTGGGCTTTCTGGTCGCGGAATTGGGCTGGTTCTCGTTTTTCATCGTGTGCTTCTTCCTGGCCTTTCCGGCCATGATGATGCTGCCTAAAATTGCTCCATGGAGGTCTGCCAATGGCACCAATATCCCTTAA
- a CDS encoding M48 family metallopeptidase: MAPISLKRYAILASLCAATALAPLSAHAQQATVQDGIKVRPLSTSRIFAGGADFNAQSKQQYAQLVNEAKEKNALVPDSDPQVKRLRAIAQRIIPFATRWNEAAADWNWQVNLLNSDQVNAFCMPGGQIAFYSGIITKLNLTDDEVAIVMGHEISHALREHSQAQAGKGNLAAVGAKLAGAGLSAWLGVDPSITSTATNMAAQGVMLKFSRDDEREADLIGMDLAARAGFDPRAGVILWQKMAAVSKGAPPEFLSTHPSGKDRISQMNSHMAQVLPLYARSKGVSVDALPPYRSNAIAQR, translated from the coding sequence ATGGCACCAATATCCCTTAAACGTTACGCCATCCTGGCCAGCCTGTGCGCGGCCACCGCGCTGGCGCCCCTGTCCGCCCATGCCCAGCAGGCGACGGTCCAGGACGGCATCAAGGTGCGTCCCCTGTCGACGTCGCGCATCTTTGCCGGCGGCGCCGATTTCAATGCACAATCGAAGCAGCAATATGCGCAGCTGGTCAACGAGGCGAAGGAAAAAAATGCGCTGGTGCCCGACAGCGATCCGCAAGTGAAACGCCTGCGCGCCATCGCCCAGCGCATCATCCCGTTTGCCACGCGCTGGAACGAGGCGGCGGCCGACTGGAACTGGCAGGTCAACCTGCTCAATTCCGACCAGGTCAATGCATTCTGCATGCCGGGCGGGCAGATCGCTTTTTACAGCGGCATCATCACCAAGCTCAATCTGACCGACGACGAAGTAGCCATCGTCATGGGGCATGAAATCTCGCATGCGCTGCGCGAACACTCGCAGGCGCAGGCGGGCAAGGGCAACCTGGCCGCCGTCGGCGCCAAGCTGGCCGGCGCCGGACTGTCGGCCTGGCTCGGTGTCGATCCGAGCATCACCAGTACCGCCACGAATATGGCGGCGCAGGGCGTGATGCTGAAGTTTTCGCGCGACGATGAACGCGAAGCGGACTTGATCGGCATGGACCTGGCCGCGCGCGCCGGTTTCGACCCGCGCGCCGGTGTCATCCTGTGGCAGAAAATGGCGGCCGTGAGCAAGGGCGCGCCGCCGGAATTCCTCTCGACGCACCCGTCGGGCAAGGACCGTATCTCGCAGATGAACAGCCACATGGCGCAAGTGCTGCCCCTGTACGCGCGCAGCAAGGGCGTCAGCGTGGACGCCTTGCCGCCATACCGCAGCAACGCCATCGCGCAGCGCTAG
- a CDS encoding pseudouridine synthase, with protein MTKRHAAAPLPMRDGVAASYLWLPEGQWPDMLSFLVERYPQISAAQWRDRMARGEVVDGDGAVLAPGSGYKRGMRIFYYRELERETPIPFQEDILFQDEHLIVVDKPHFLPMTPGGRFVQETLLTRLKKRLDSADLTPIHRLDRETAGVVIFSRQIASRGAYQSLFQRREVRKTYEALAPVLAGRDFPFTYHSRMVEGAQFFLMREEAGEPNSETVIDVIEERGGVNLYRLQPHTGRKHQLRVHLASLGIPIVNDAFYPVALPCKEDDMSQPLQLLARAIDFTDPLSGEPRHFESRRVLAWHA; from the coding sequence ATGACCAAGCGTCACGCCGCCGCACCTTTGCCCATGCGCGACGGCGTGGCGGCCAGCTACCTGTGGCTGCCGGAAGGGCAGTGGCCGGACATGCTGTCCTTTCTGGTCGAGCGCTATCCGCAGATCAGCGCCGCGCAATGGAGGGACCGCATGGCGCGCGGTGAAGTGGTCGATGGCGACGGCGCCGTGCTGGCGCCCGGCAGCGGATACAAGCGCGGCATGCGCATTTTTTACTACCGCGAGCTGGAGCGGGAAACGCCGATTCCCTTCCAGGAAGATATCCTGTTTCAGGACGAGCATCTGATCGTGGTCGACAAGCCGCATTTCCTGCCCATGACGCCGGGCGGGCGCTTCGTGCAGGAGACCTTGCTGACGCGCCTGAAGAAACGGCTCGATAGCGCCGACCTCACGCCGATCCACCGCCTCGACCGCGAGACGGCCGGCGTGGTGATTTTTTCGCGCCAGATCGCCAGCCGTGGCGCCTATCAGTCGCTGTTCCAGCGCCGCGAGGTGCGCAAGACGTACGAGGCGCTGGCGCCCGTGCTGGCGGGACGCGATTTTCCATTTACCTACCACAGCCGCATGGTCGAGGGCGCGCAGTTTTTCCTCATGCGCGAGGAAGCGGGCGAGCCGAACTCGGAAACCGTCATCGACGTGATCGAAGAGCGCGGCGGCGTGAATCTGTACCGGCTGCAGCCGCATACGGGGCGCAAGCACCAGCTGCGCGTGCACCTGGCCTCGCTGGGCATCCCCATCGTCAACGATGCGTTTTACCCGGTGGCCCTGCCGTGCAAGGAAGACGACATGTCGCAGCCCTTGCAGCTGCTGGCGCGGGCCATCGATTTCACGGACCCTTTGAGCGGCGAGCCGCGCCATTTCGAAAGCCGGCGCGTGCTGGCGTGGCATGCTTAA
- a CDS encoding exodeoxyribonuclease III: MPKIISANLNGIRSAAKKGFFNWMGTQTADFICVQELKAQLPDMTPEFLNPHGYHGHFHYAEKKGYSGTGVYSKVEPDAVHIGFGSPEFDAEGRYVRCDFGNLSVISVYCPSGSSGPERQEAKFRFMELFLPHLLELKALGREVVICGDWNIAHHEIDLKNWKGNKKNSGFLPEERAWLTRVFDEVGFVDVHRGLDKREDQYTWWSNRGQAYAKNVGWRIDYHVATPGIAAQAHTVSVYKDERFSDHAPLIIDYTVKG; the protein is encoded by the coding sequence ATGCCAAAAATTATCTCCGCCAACCTGAACGGCATCCGTTCCGCCGCCAAAAAAGGCTTTTTCAACTGGATGGGCACGCAGACGGCCGATTTCATCTGCGTGCAGGAATTGAAGGCGCAGCTGCCCGACATGACGCCGGAATTCCTCAACCCGCACGGCTACCATGGCCATTTCCACTATGCCGAGAAAAAGGGCTACTCCGGCACGGGCGTATACAGCAAGGTGGAACCGGACGCCGTGCATATCGGTTTCGGCAGCCCTGAATTCGATGCCGAAGGCCGCTACGTGCGCTGCGATTTTGGCAACCTGTCCGTCATTTCCGTGTACTGCCCGTCCGGCTCGTCCGGGCCGGAACGCCAGGAAGCCAAGTTTCGCTTCATGGAACTGTTCCTGCCGCACCTGCTGGAATTGAAGGCGCTGGGCCGCGAAGTGGTCATCTGCGGCGACTGGAACATCGCCCACCATGAAATCGACCTGAAGAACTGGAAGGGCAACAAAAAGAATTCCGGCTTCCTGCCGGAAGAGCGTGCGTGGCTGACGCGCGTCTTCGACGAAGTGGGCTTTGTCGACGTGCACCGCGGCCTGGACAAGCGCGAAGACCAGTACACGTGGTGGAGCAACCGCGGACAAGCCTACGCGAAGAACGTGGGCTGGCGCATCGATTACCACGTCGCCACGCCCGGCATCGCAGCCCAGGCGCATACGGTCAGCGTCTACAAGGACGAGCGGTTTTCCGATCACGCACCGTTGATCATCGATTACACGGTCAAGGGCTGA
- the pyrE gene encoding orotate phosphoribosyltransferase: MNNLRQQFIAFSVSKGVLRFGEFTTKAGRSSPYFFNAGLFHDGATLAELAQFYAQTLLDSGVEFDMLFGPAYKGITLASATAVALAGKGRNTSFAFNRKEAKDHGEGGTIVGAKLHGKVVIIDDVISAGTSVRESVDMIRAAGAEPCAVLIALDRMERSGPDGQLSPSSAVQEVSKQYGIPVISIGNLDDLFGYLNGAGADPELLQYKDAVSAYRTRYGI, translated from the coding sequence GTGAATAATTTACGCCAGCAGTTTATCGCGTTTTCAGTATCCAAGGGAGTCTTGCGGTTTGGCGAGTTCACCACCAAGGCCGGGCGATCATCGCCGTACTTCTTCAATGCGGGCCTGTTCCATGACGGCGCCACCCTGGCCGAACTGGCGCAGTTCTACGCGCAGACCCTGCTCGACTCGGGCGTGGAATTCGACATGCTGTTCGGCCCCGCCTACAAGGGCATCACCCTGGCGTCGGCCACCGCCGTGGCGCTGGCCGGCAAGGGCCGCAACACCTCGTTCGCCTTCAACCGCAAGGAAGCCAAGGACCATGGCGAAGGCGGCACCATCGTCGGCGCCAAGCTGCATGGTAAAGTCGTCATCATTGACGATGTGATCTCGGCCGGCACTTCGGTGCGCGAATCGGTGGACATGATCCGCGCCGCCGGTGCCGAACCATGCGCCGTGCTGATCGCCCTGGACCGCATGGAGCGTTCGGGCCCGGACGGCCAGCTGTCGCCAAGTTCGGCGGTGCAGGAAGTGTCGAAACAGTACGGCATTCCCGTCATCTCGATCGGCAACCTGGACGACTTGTTCGGCTACCTGAACGGCGCGGGCGCCGATCCGGAACTGCTCCAATACAAGGATGCCGTTTCCGCGTACCGCACGCGCTACGGTATTTAA
- a CDS encoding GNAT family N-acetyltransferase: MAGVMRIDWQGDSALCAWIDGQQVAMLDISRDADEVTVNMLFVKPPFRRRGIGGALLQRLLQCHPQAGAACSDPRLRALLEKTT, from the coding sequence ATGGCTGGCGTGATGCGGATAGACTGGCAAGGGGACAGCGCGCTGTGCGCGTGGATCGACGGCCAGCAGGTGGCCATGCTCGATATCAGCAGAGACGCCGATGAAGTGACGGTGAACATGCTGTTCGTGAAACCGCCGTTCCGCCGGCGCGGCATCGGCGGCGCGCTGCTGCAGCGGCTGCTGCAATGCCATCCGCAAGCTGGCGCCGCCTGCAGCGACCCGCGGCTGCGGGCGCTGCTGGAAAAGACGACTTAA
- a CDS encoding sulfite exporter TauE/SafE family protein produces METSFLLAVGASFLVAGFVKGVVGLGLPTVAMGTLSLVMPPVQAAALLIVPSMVTNVWQLAAGPGLRALLGRLWPMLAAVMAATVAGGALLPADSGAWAVVALGVALMLYALAGLFSLQLRVPARHEAWLGPLAGAATGLVTAATGVFVIPAVPYLQGLGLARDALVQALGLAFTASTVALAASLALHGDFSLGAAGASAYALLPALAGMLAGQWLRGRIAQQVFKRCFFIGLFALGLHAAVKPWLA; encoded by the coding sequence ATGGAGACGTCATTTCTGCTGGCCGTCGGCGCCAGCTTCCTCGTCGCTGGTTTCGTCAAAGGCGTAGTCGGATTGGGCTTGCCGACGGTGGCCATGGGCACGCTCAGCCTCGTCATGCCGCCCGTGCAGGCGGCAGCCCTCCTGATCGTGCCGTCGATGGTGACGAATGTGTGGCAACTGGCGGCCGGCCCCGGCCTGCGCGCCCTGCTGGGGCGCCTGTGGCCCATGCTGGCCGCCGTCATGGCCGCTACCGTGGCGGGCGGCGCCCTGCTGCCGGCCGACAGCGGTGCCTGGGCCGTCGTCGCGCTGGGCGTGGCGCTGATGCTGTATGCGCTGGCGGGCCTGTTCTCGCTGCAGCTGCGCGTGCCGGCGCGGCACGAAGCGTGGCTGGGGCCATTGGCCGGCGCGGCGACGGGACTGGTGACGGCCGCCACGGGCGTATTCGTGATCCCCGCCGTGCCATATCTGCAGGGACTGGGCCTGGCGCGCGACGCGCTGGTGCAGGCGCTGGGCCTGGCGTTTACGGCTTCGACCGTGGCGCTGGCGGCCAGCCTGGCCCTGCACGGCGACTTCAGCCTCGGCGCGGCCGGCGCATCCGCGTATGCGCTGCTGCCGGCGCTGGCCGGCATGCTGGCCGGTCAATGGCTGCGCGGGCGAATCGCGCAGCAGGTATTCAAGCGCTGCTTTTTTATCGGCCTGTTCGCCCTGGGCCTGCATGCGGCGGTCAAACCATGGCTGGCGTGA
- a CDS encoding LysR substrate-binding domain-containing protein, translating into MRFDLVDLQLFVNVVEAGSLTAGAARSHLALASSSARVRGMEEMLGMPLLLRGRRGVEPTPVGQTLLHHARLVLLQMEKMRGELGEFARGLKGQLRLLCNTAALSEFLPEALGAFLDRHPNLTIDLEERLSYDIVKAVSEGLADMGIVSDSVDMRGLQTFLFRPDRLVVIAAADGVHHRALGQDGVVAFSTLLDHDFIGLADDSAMQQYLGMHAARLGRPLKVRVRLRSFDAVCRMVASGVGISVVPLAAASRCQQTMALRCLELSDPWSVRNLTICVRQFSELPLYARQLIDHLKA; encoded by the coding sequence ATGCGCTTTGATCTGGTCGATTTGCAGCTGTTCGTCAACGTGGTGGAAGCGGGCAGCCTGACGGCGGGCGCCGCGCGCAGCCATCTCGCATTGGCCTCCAGCAGTGCGCGCGTGCGCGGCATGGAAGAGATGCTGGGCATGCCCTTGCTGCTGCGCGGACGGCGCGGCGTGGAGCCGACGCCCGTGGGCCAGACCTTGCTGCATCACGCGCGCCTCGTCTTGCTGCAAATGGAGAAAATGCGTGGCGAGCTTGGCGAGTTTGCGCGCGGCTTGAAAGGGCAGTTGCGCCTGCTGTGCAATACGGCCGCGCTCAGCGAATTTTTGCCCGAGGCGCTAGGCGCTTTTCTCGACCGCCATCCGAACCTGACCATCGACCTGGAAGAGCGCCTCAGTTACGATATCGTCAAGGCCGTCTCGGAAGGGCTGGCCGACATGGGCATCGTGTCCGACTCGGTCGACATGCGCGGCTTGCAGACGTTTCTGTTCCGCCCCGACCGGCTGGTGGTGATCGCCGCGGCCGACGGCGTGCATCACCGCGCCCTGGGCCAGGATGGCGTCGTCGCGTTCTCCACGCTGCTGGATCACGATTTCATCGGCCTGGCCGACGACAGCGCGATGCAGCAGTATCTGGGCATGCATGCGGCACGCCTGGGCCGCCCCTTGAAGGTGCGCGTGCGCCTGCGCAGCTTCGATGCCGTGTGCCGCATGGTGGCCAGCGGCGTGGGCATCAGCGTGGTGCCGCTGGCGGCGGCCAGCCGCTGCCAGCAGACGATGGCGCTGCGCTGCCTGGAATTATCCGATCCCTGGTCGGTACGCAATCTGACGATCTGCGTGCGCCAGTTCAGTGAATTACCCCTGTATGCGCGCCAGTTGATCGATCATCTGAAGGCGTGA
- a CDS encoding alpha/beta fold hydrolase, translating into MRFSEDKMASLLCSDRIERPIHIWQPEHPRAVILAIHGGMAHAGDYVTPALYFRQHGIATVSFDMVGHDGKRKVDIPSFDAFLDDEELFLAWVKQAYPGVPIFVMGHSMGGLIATHLGLRRFAGDPAIKGFVISSPYYVNAIPVPKVLQMLSGWLARRFPTMKVPLGNLTMLLTHDQTITARHFQDERDGIRASAASVRFAHALTSAQKELAGGLSDWRFPLFAAVAGDDKLADSRATESLLRSVPDGLLDYHFYPANYHENFNEVNREAIFAAILAWMEKLLAPVQA; encoded by the coding sequence ATGCGTTTTTCAGAAGACAAGATGGCCAGCCTGCTGTGCAGCGACCGGATCGAGCGGCCCATCCACATCTGGCAGCCGGAGCATCCCCGCGCCGTGATCCTGGCGATCCACGGCGGCATGGCGCATGCGGGCGACTACGTCACGCCGGCGCTATACTTCCGCCAGCACGGCATCGCCACCGTCAGCTTCGACATGGTGGGCCACGATGGCAAGCGCAAGGTGGACATCCCCTCGTTCGACGCCTTCCTCGACGACGAGGAGCTGTTCCTCGCCTGGGTCAAGCAGGCGTATCCGGGCGTGCCGATCTTCGTCATGGGCCACTCCATGGGCGGCCTGATCGCCACCCACCTGGGGCTGCGCCGCTTTGCGGGCGATCCGGCCATCAAGGGATTTGTGATTTCATCGCCGTATTACGTGAATGCGATTCCCGTGCCGAAGGTGCTGCAGATGCTGTCGGGCTGGCTGGCGCGGCGCTTCCCCACGATGAAGGTGCCGCTGGGTAACCTGACCATGCTGCTCACGCACGATCAAACCATCACCGCGCGTCATTTCCAGGACGAGCGCGACGGCATCCGCGCCAGTGCGGCGTCGGTGCGGTTTGCCCATGCGCTGACGTCGGCGCAAAAGGAACTGGCGGGCGGCCTGTCGGACTGGCGCTTCCCCCTGTTCGCCGCAGTGGCGGGCGACGACAAGCTGGCCGACAGCCGCGCCACGGAAAGCCTGCTGCGCAGCGTGCCAGATGGCTTGCTCGACTATCATTTTTATCCGGCCAATTATCACGAGAATTTCAATGAAGTGAACCGCGAAGCGATCTTTGCCGCCATCCTGGCCTGGATGGAGAAACTGCTGGCACCCGTGCAGGCTTGA
- a CDS encoding YqaE/Pmp3 family membrane protein produces MRLLIALLLPWLTFFTIGRPIAGIICLILQITLIGWLPATIWAVYALSQYKTDQKIADAMRRR; encoded by the coding sequence ATGCGCTTGCTGATTGCCCTGTTACTCCCATGGCTGACCTTTTTCACGATCGGCCGTCCGATCGCCGGCATCATTTGCCTGATCCTGCAAATCACCTTGATCGGCTGGCTGCCGGCCACGATCTGGGCCGTGTATGCGCTGAGCCAGTACAAGACGGACCAGAAGATCGCCGACGCCATGCGCCGGCGTTGA
- a CDS encoding carboxypeptidase-like regulatory domain-containing protein: protein MASNRRGTLSLAAAMLAAGLLLGSAAQAQTDGALPPVQKSGAVEYLSGGIGLDESTAIKSASRHWPLSLVFSVQAAGKAEFASDVKLEIRDAKGAPVLDTTASGPFLLAKLPPGSYSLRATLAGKSLERKVQIKAGSSARVELVWPAGTNQGRP, encoded by the coding sequence ATGGCATCAAACAGACGCGGTACCCTGAGCCTGGCGGCGGCGATGCTGGCCGCCGGGCTGTTGCTGGGAAGTGCGGCGCAGGCGCAAACCGACGGTGCACTGCCGCCCGTGCAGAAGAGCGGGGCGGTGGAATACCTGAGCGGCGGCATCGGCCTCGATGAGTCGACGGCCATCAAGAGCGCCAGCCGACATTGGCCCTTGAGTCTCGTGTTTTCCGTGCAGGCGGCGGGCAAGGCGGAATTTGCCTCCGACGTGAAGCTGGAAATACGCGATGCCAAGGGCGCTCCGGTGCTGGACACGACGGCCAGCGGACCGTTCCTGCTGGCGAAACTGCCGCCAGGCAGCTACAGCCTGCGCGCCACCCTGGCCGGCAAGTCGCTGGAGCGCAAGGTGCAGATCAAGGCGGGCAGTTCCGCGCGCGTGGAGCTGGTCTGGCCGGCGGGAACGAACCAGGGCCGGCCTTGA